The following are encoded in a window of Flavobacteriales bacterium genomic DNA:
- a CDS encoding dihydrofolate reductase — MIVSAIAAVADNGTIGIDGDLPWHLPDDLKYFQQVTRGHHVITGRKNYESIPLKYRPLKDRVNIVVTRNPDYDAPGAVVTGSLDEALEHARQADEREVFLIGGGQIYHEAMRRGLVQRLYLTLVHADIAGDTHFPVIDPADWRELGRTYHPPDDRHAHGFSFVTLER; from the coding sequence ATGATCGTCAGTGCCATCGCGGCCGTGGCGGACAACGGCACCATCGGCATCGACGGCGACCTGCCCTGGCACCTGCCGGACGATCTGAAGTACTTCCAGCAGGTGACGCGCGGCCACCACGTGATCACCGGCCGGAAGAATTACGAGAGCATACCGCTGAAGTACCGCCCCCTGAAGGACCGTGTGAACATCGTGGTGACGCGCAACCCGGACTATGACGCGCCGGGAGCGGTGGTGACGGGTTCGCTGGATGAAGCGTTGGAACATGCCCGCCAGGCGGACGAGCGGGAGGTCTTCCTCATCGGCGGCGGCCAGATCTACCACGAAGCGATGCGGCGCGGCCTGGTGCAGCGACTCTATCTGACGCTGGTGCATGCCGACATCGCCGGCGACACGCACTTCCCCGTGATCGACCCCGCCGACTGGCGGGAACTCGGACGCACCTACCACCCGCCCGACGACCGGCATGCCCACGGATTCAGTTTCGTGACCCTCGAACGATAG
- the ahcY gene encoding adenosylhomocysteinase yields the protein MPKTTEQLKYKVKDISLADWGRKEIELAEAEMPGLMALRERYGKEKPLAGARIAGCLHMTIQTAVLIETLKELGAEVSWSSCNIFSTQDHAAAAIAAAGIPVYAWKGMNNEEFDWCIEQTLFAFPDGQPLNMILDDGGDLTNMVFDKYPELIKGIRGLSEETTTGVLRLRDREKAGTLPMPAINVNDSVTKSKFDNKYGCKESAVDAIRRATDIMMAGKVAVVCGYGDVGKGTAASLRGAGARVVVTEIDPICALQAAMDGYEVKQLDTVIGRVDIVITATGNFNIVTERHFRALKDKAIVCNIGHFDNEIDMAWLNKAYGHTKVEIKPQVDKYNVDGRDIIILAEGRLVNLGCATGHPSFVMSNSFTNQTLAQIELWKYHDKYENKVYVLPKHLDEMVARLHLEKIGVELEELSNEQAKYIGVPKEGPFKSDEYRY from the coding sequence ATGCCCAAGACCACTGAACAACTGAAGTACAAGGTGAAGGATATCTCCCTGGCCGATTGGGGCCGGAAGGAGATCGAACTGGCCGAGGCCGAGATGCCGGGCCTGATGGCGCTGCGCGAGCGCTACGGCAAGGAGAAGCCCCTGGCCGGAGCACGCATCGCGGGCTGCCTGCACATGACCATCCAGACCGCCGTGCTGATCGAGACCCTTAAGGAGCTCGGCGCCGAGGTGAGCTGGAGCAGCTGCAACATCTTCAGCACCCAGGACCATGCCGCCGCCGCCATCGCCGCAGCGGGCATCCCCGTGTACGCCTGGAAGGGCATGAACAACGAGGAGTTCGACTGGTGCATCGAGCAGACGCTCTTCGCCTTCCCCGATGGCCAGCCGCTGAACATGATCCTCGATGATGGTGGTGACCTCACCAACATGGTCTTCGACAAATACCCCGAGTTGATCAAGGGTATCCGCGGCCTGAGCGAGGAGACCACCACTGGTGTGCTGCGGCTGCGCGACCGCGAGAAGGCGGGCACCCTGCCGATGCCGGCCATCAATGTGAACGACAGTGTCACCAAGAGCAAGTTCGATAACAAGTACGGCTGCAAGGAGAGCGCCGTGGACGCCATCCGCCGGGCCACCGACATCATGATGGCCGGCAAGGTGGCCGTGGTTTGCGGCTACGGCGATGTGGGCAAGGGCACGGCCGCTTCCCTGCGTGGCGCCGGCGCCCGCGTGGTGGTCACCGAGATCGACCCCATCTGCGCCCTTCAGGCCGCCATGGACGGTTATGAGGTGAAGCAACTCGACACGGTGATCGGCCGGGTGGACATCGTCATCACGGCCACGGGCAACTTCAACATCGTCACCGAGCGCCATTTCCGCGCCTTGAAGGACAAGGCCATCGTGTGCAACATCGGCCACTTCGACAACGAGATCGACATGGCCTGGCTGAACAAGGCCTACGGCCACACCAAAGTGGAGATCAAGCCGCAGGTGGACAAGTACAATGTGGACGGCAGGGACATCATCATCCTGGCCGAAGGCCGCCTGGTGAACCTGGGTTGCGCCACCGGCCACCCCAGCTTTGTGATGAGCAACAGCTTCACCAACCAGACGCTGGCGCAGATCGAACTGTGGAAGTACCACGACAAGTACGAGAACAAGGTGTATGTGCTGCCCAAGCACCTCGATGAGATGGTGGCGCGACTGCACCTGGAGAAGATCGGTGTGGAACTCGAGGAGCTTTCCAACGAGCAGGCCAAGTACATCGGCGTGCCGAAAGAGGGGCCGTTCAAGAGTGATGAATACCGGTACTGA
- a CDS encoding response regulator transcription factor, with protein sequence MKHIRTIIVDDEPAARARVARLLEQEPAIDLLGECGSGPEALERVRDRRPDLLFLDVQMPGMNGFEVMEHLHRENGGTPVPFVVFITAHDQYALKAFDVNAVDYLLKPFDDDRLFASVEKAKRFIEMRQSTKLTGKLMDLVREHMHANHEFTERFIIREKGREYTVRTDDIVYLKAEGNYLSLQLKDRHFLHRMTMNAVETDLDPARFLRIHRSYIVNLAHVRNTRYSGNNEFLFSMANNERIVSGRSYKEKIAEVLAEQVV encoded by the coding sequence ATGAAACACATCAGGACGATCATCGTGGATGATGAACCCGCCGCTCGGGCGCGTGTCGCACGATTGCTGGAACAGGAACCCGCCATCGACCTGCTGGGCGAATGCGGCAGCGGACCCGAAGCCCTGGAACGCGTGCGCGACCGGCGGCCCGACCTGCTCTTCCTGGATGTGCAGATGCCCGGCATGAACGGCTTCGAAGTGATGGAGCACCTGCACCGCGAGAACGGTGGCACCCCGGTCCCCTTCGTGGTCTTCATCACCGCGCACGACCAGTACGCCCTGAAGGCCTTCGATGTGAACGCCGTGGACTACCTGCTGAAACCCTTCGATGACGACCGCCTTTTCGCTTCAGTGGAGAAGGCGAAGCGTTTCATCGAGATGCGGCAGAGCACGAAGCTCACCGGCAAATTGATGGACCTGGTACGCGAACACATGCATGCCAACCACGAGTTCACCGAGCGTTTCATCATCCGCGAGAAAGGCCGCGAGTACACCGTGCGCACGGATGACATCGTCTACCTGAAGGCCGAGGGCAATTACCTGAGCCTCCAGTTGAAGGACCGGCACTTCCTGCACCGCATGACGATGAACGCCGTGGAGACCGACCTGGACCCGGCGCGCTTCCTGCGCATCCACCGCAGCTACATCGTGAACCTGGCCCATGTGCGCAACACGCGCTACAGCGGCAACAACGAATTCCTCTTCAGCATGGCCAACAACGAACGCATCGTGAGCGGCCGCAGCTACAAGGAGAAGATCGCCGAGGTGCTGGCGGAGCAGGTGGTGTGA
- a CDS encoding PIG-L family deacetylase produces MHYAFSRARLTIVALLGFTQSVFPQRPPAQPHAAEILHRMQKLNVLGSVLYIVAHPDDENTRLIAWLANGKKVRTGNLSLTRGDGGQNLIGPELGDALGIIRTQELMEARRIDGGEQFFTRAVDFGYSKTAAESFDKWGKQEVLSDVVRVIRMFRPDVIITRFAPDRSAGHGHHEASAILAEEAFDLAGDPKAFPEQLEQGLEPWQPRRLFFNGSTWWKKDLADIAKSDPDWFSVDVGGYDPLLGLSYTEIAGRSRSMHKSQGFGAAETRGESLEYLKLIKGDRPKTKDIFEGIDMTWGRVGRPEIARSITEMMSAFDLKDPSKSIAALERIRQAVDRPKNSKLERKVSLQLEELLRVCSGMVVESLLPSGTIAGGDATTYDLQAVDRGGLGYEVRNIVVGFREPDRQPVTVPPWGKVERKMSDPRTLDVPDMPYWLDLSHGDLHVPTDAAYIGMPILPGNLYGQMDIVIPGAAPIRSGLSPMHKWVDRVAGERIRPVYVTPVASVIPKSDVLIATGGTQSITVEVEALTDSLTGQLNVTLPEGWGTTKDLKLVHIAKRNERQGFTFQLMPSANAKGGPVKFEFSGPKGKADRTLHEIDYPHIMPQVYYTPAEVKLVPLDVKSTAKRVGYVKGAGDEVPQAMEQLGVVVEFIEPASAKLEELKKYDAIVTGIRAYNATKGMKELHPLLLRYVEEGGTLIVQYNTTPRFFSGASDFQIDPATLGPHPFTIGRGRVTVEEAPPTFLDPKHALLNTPNTITAADFEGWVQERGLYFATDFGTHYTPLIAWNDPGEEPLNGALIVADHGKGRFIYTGISFFRQLPAGVPGAYRLFANLISPRAAAGEGNK; encoded by the coding sequence ATGCACTACGCCTTTTCTCGCGCACGACTTACCATCGTCGCACTCCTTGGCTTCACGCAAAGCGTATTCCCGCAACGCCCTCCCGCCCAGCCCCACGCCGCGGAGATCCTGCACCGCATGCAGAAGCTCAACGTGCTGGGCAGCGTGCTCTACATCGTGGCGCATCCCGACGACGAGAACACCCGCCTGATCGCCTGGCTGGCCAACGGCAAGAAGGTGCGCACCGGCAACCTCAGCCTCACGCGTGGCGATGGCGGACAGAACCTCATCGGACCCGAGTTGGGTGATGCGCTGGGCATCATCCGCACGCAGGAGCTGATGGAAGCGCGCCGCATCGACGGCGGGGAACAATTCTTCACCCGCGCGGTGGACTTTGGGTATAGCAAGACCGCTGCGGAAAGCTTTGATAAATGGGGCAAGCAGGAGGTGCTGAGCGATGTGGTGCGCGTGATCCGGATGTTCCGGCCCGATGTGATCATCACCCGCTTCGCGCCCGACCGCAGCGCGGGCCACGGCCACCACGAGGCCAGCGCCATCCTCGCCGAGGAGGCCTTCGACCTGGCCGGTGATCCCAAGGCGTTTCCTGAGCAACTGGAACAAGGCCTCGAACCATGGCAGCCGCGCCGCCTCTTCTTCAACGGCAGCACTTGGTGGAAGAAGGACCTGGCCGACATCGCGAAGAGCGACCCCGACTGGTTCAGCGTGGACGTGGGCGGCTACGACCCGCTGCTGGGCCTGAGCTACACGGAGATCGCCGGACGCAGCCGCAGCATGCACAAGAGCCAGGGCTTTGGCGCGGCGGAAACGCGGGGGGAATCGTTGGAGTATCTCAAGCTGATAAAAGGTGACAGGCCGAAGACGAAGGACATCTTCGAGGGGATCGACATGACGTGGGGGCGGGTGGGGCGACCCGAGATAGCGCGTTCGATCACGGAGATGATGTCGGCCTTCGATCTCAAGGATCCATCGAAGAGCATCGCTGCGTTGGAGCGGATCAGGCAAGCGGTCGATCGACCCAAGAACTCCAAACTCGAACGCAAGGTCTCATTGCAGTTGGAGGAACTCTTGAGGGTCTGCTCCGGCATGGTGGTGGAATCCCTTCTTCCGTCGGGAACCATCGCAGGCGGTGATGCCACCACCTACGACCTCCAGGCGGTGGATCGTGGGGGGCTCGGTTACGAGGTACGGAATATCGTCGTTGGCTTCCGGGAACCGGATCGCCAGCCGGTCACCGTTCCGCCATGGGGGAAAGTGGAGCGGAAGATGTCAGACCCACGAACGCTTGATGTGCCAGACATGCCCTACTGGCTTGACCTGTCGCACGGCGACCTTCATGTTCCAACCGATGCCGCCTACATCGGAATGCCGATCCTGCCAGGCAATTTGTACGGACAAATGGATATCGTGATCCCTGGCGCAGCTCCCATCCGCAGCGGACTTTCCCCCATGCACAAATGGGTCGACCGCGTGGCCGGTGAGCGCATCCGCCCGGTGTACGTCACGCCCGTGGCTTCGGTGATCCCGAAGAGCGATGTGCTCATCGCCACTGGCGGCACGCAGAGCATCACCGTGGAGGTGGAGGCGCTCACCGACAGCCTCACCGGTCAGTTGAACGTGACGCTGCCCGAAGGCTGGGGCACCACCAAGGACCTGAAGCTGGTACACATCGCCAAGCGCAACGAGCGGCAGGGCTTCACCTTTCAGTTGATGCCATCAGCCAACGCGAAAGGTGGTCCGGTGAAGTTCGAGTTCAGCGGGCCGAAGGGGAAGGCCGATCGCACGCTGCACGAGATCGACTACCCGCATATCATGCCCCAGGTGTACTACACGCCCGCCGAGGTGAAGCTGGTGCCGCTGGATGTGAAGTCCACCGCCAAACGCGTGGGCTACGTGAAGGGCGCGGGCGATGAAGTGCCGCAGGCCATGGAGCAACTGGGTGTGGTGGTGGAGTTCATCGAACCCGCTTCAGCCAAGCTGGAGGAGCTGAAGAAGTACGACGCCATCGTCACCGGCATCCGCGCCTACAACGCCACCAAGGGCATGAAGGAGCTGCACCCGCTGCTGCTGCGCTACGTGGAGGAGGGCGGCACGCTCATCGTGCAGTACAACACCACGCCGCGCTTCTTCTCCGGCGCCAGCGATTTCCAGATCGATCCCGCCACGCTGGGGCCGCATCCCTTCACCATCGGTCGCGGACGTGTCACCGTGGAGGAAGCGCCGCCCACCTTCCTCGATCCCAAGCACGCATTGCTCAATACACCGAACACCATCACCGCCGCTGACTTCGAAGGCTGGGTGCAGGAACGCGGCCTCTACTTCGCCACCGACTTCGGCACCCACTACACGCCCCTGATCGCATGGAACGACCCCGGCGAAGAACCGCTGAACGGCGCGCTGATCGTGGCGGACCATGGCAAGGGACGGTTCATCTATACGGGGATCAGCTTCTTCCGGCAGTTGCCGGCGGGGGTGCCGGGAGCGTATCGGCTGTTCGCGAATCTGATATCGCCAAGGGCGGCGGCTGGGGAAGGCAACAAGTGA
- a CDS encoding four helix bundle protein gives MRDFTKLEMWQLGMDIAVEVTDILETIPNTKAGFKIRDQADDAACSIASNIAEGSSRRSEKEKFRYFEYALGSAFELQTRMLILQRRKYVDEAVVNKFLEKVVTVQKKMGAFMGVLNA, from the coding sequence ATGAGAGACTTCACCAAACTGGAGATGTGGCAGCTGGGAATGGACATTGCCGTTGAAGTGACGGATATCCTTGAAACCATCCCAAATACGAAAGCCGGGTTCAAGATCCGGGACCAAGCAGACGACGCTGCATGTTCGATAGCATCCAACATTGCCGAGGGAAGCTCACGACGAAGCGAAAAGGAGAAATTCCGCTATTTCGAATATGCCTTGGGATCGGCCTTCGAACTACAGACACGCATGCTGATCCTTCAGCGTCGCAAGTATGTTGATGAAGCCGTAGTGAACAAATTTCTGGAGAAGGTCGTGACCGTTCAGAAGAAGATGGGTGCCTTCATGGGCGTACTCAATGCATAG
- a CDS encoding histidine kinase, with amino-acid sequence MDPAPRTPVRYRTILITAGVLATLFLFQAYMHHFVYRDLKELGPFNWWREAPVPYLNFFFWALLCPVVYRILRRWPFTHRPLAPVIALHLGLALVIAAVHEVVTSFIYYAILQSMGEFDFGDPFYRAWAFQSLAPGIFGRTMEYGVLMGVLVALENARLRRQEHEQLLRISHELQTTQLNALRKQLQPHFLFNTLNTVSALMDENVASARKVLNRLGRLLRVTLDKAQQDTITLERELEHVEDYLGIEGERFRDRLRVRFDIPASVLHVHVPGMLLQPLVENAIKHGPDAIRGGVEIVITAERRNGTLLLSVRDDGQGCADTDKAMSNGGIGLRNVRERLRLLYGEAADFRIASPGGNGFIADIMLPIEQRRTP; translated from the coding sequence ATGGATCCCGCTCCACGCACACCGGTCCGCTACCGGACGATCCTGATCACCGCGGGGGTGCTGGCCACGCTCTTCCTGTTCCAGGCCTACATGCACCACTTCGTCTACCGCGACCTGAAGGAGTTGGGGCCTTTCAATTGGTGGCGCGAGGCCCCGGTGCCCTACCTCAACTTCTTCTTCTGGGCGCTGCTGTGCCCGGTGGTGTATCGCATCCTGCGCCGTTGGCCCTTCACGCATCGGCCGCTGGCGCCCGTCATCGCGCTGCACCTGGGCCTGGCCCTGGTCATCGCCGCGGTGCATGAAGTGGTCACCTCCTTCATCTACTACGCCATCCTGCAGAGCATGGGCGAGTTCGACTTCGGCGATCCCTTCTATCGCGCTTGGGCCTTCCAGTCCCTGGCGCCGGGCATCTTCGGCCGCACCATGGAATACGGCGTGCTCATGGGCGTGCTGGTGGCGCTGGAGAACGCGCGCCTCCGCCGTCAGGAGCACGAGCAGCTGCTGCGCATCAGCCATGAGCTGCAGACCACACAGTTGAACGCGTTGCGCAAGCAACTGCAGCCGCATTTCCTTTTCAACACGCTGAATACCGTGAGCGCGCTGATGGACGAGAATGTCGCCTCGGCGCGCAAGGTGCTGAACCGTCTGGGCAGGTTGTTGCGCGTAACGCTGGACAAGGCGCAGCAGGACACGATCACCCTGGAACGCGAACTGGAGCATGTGGAGGACTACCTCGGCATCGAGGGCGAGCGTTTCCGCGACCGGTTGCGTGTGCGCTTCGACATCCCGGCATCCGTGCTGCATGTGCACGTACCGGGCATGCTGCTGCAGCCGCTGGTGGAGAACGCCATCAAGCACGGACCGGACGCGATACGCGGTGGCGTGGAGATCGTCATCACCGCCGAACGCCGGAACGGCACCCTGCTGCTGAGCGTACGCGATGATGGCCAGGGCTGTGCCGATACCGACAAGGCCATGAGCAACGGCGGCATCGGCCTGCGCAACGTGCGCGAACGATTGCGGCTGCTCTATGGCGAGGCCGCCGACTTCAGGATCGCTTCACCCGGCGGGAATGGCTTCATCGCCGACATCATGCTGCCCATCGAACAACGCAGGACCCCATGA
- a CDS encoding thymidylate synthase: MRQYHDLLRHILDHGANKTDRTGTGTLSCFGYQMRFDLADGFPLLTTKKLHVKSIIHELLWFLAGDTNIKYLQENGVKIWDEWADADGNLGPVYGYQWRSWHTPDGRTIDQIANVVEMIKKNPDSRRLIVTAWNPADVDRMALPPCHALFQFYVAEGRLSCQLYQRSADTFLGVPFNIASYALLTLMMAQVCGLKPGEFVHTFGDVHLYSDHLDQARLQLTRDCRPLPKMELDPGITDLFAFRFEHFTLKDYDPHPHIKAAVSV; encoded by the coding sequence ATGCGCCAATACCACGACCTCCTCCGCCACATCCTGGATCACGGGGCGAACAAGACCGACCGCACCGGTACGGGCACCCTCAGCTGCTTCGGATACCAGATGCGCTTCGATCTCGCCGATGGCTTCCCGCTGCTCACCACCAAGAAGCTGCATGTGAAGAGCATCATCCACGAGCTGCTCTGGTTCCTGGCGGGCGACACCAACATCAAATACCTGCAAGAGAACGGCGTGAAGATCTGGGACGAGTGGGCCGATGCCGACGGTAACCTGGGGCCGGTCTACGGCTACCAATGGCGCAGCTGGCACACGCCCGATGGCCGCACCATCGACCAGATCGCCAACGTGGTGGAGATGATCAAAAAGAACCCGGACAGCCGCCGGTTGATCGTCACCGCATGGAACCCGGCCGACGTGGACCGCATGGCCCTGCCGCCCTGCCATGCCTTGTTCCAGTTCTATGTGGCCGAAGGGAGATTGAGCTGCCAACTCTACCAGCGCAGCGCCGACACCTTCCTGGGCGTGCCTTTCAACATCGCCAGCTATGCCTTGCTCACCTTGATGATGGCGCAGGTGTGCGGTCTGAAGCCGGGCGAGTTCGTCCACACTTTCGGTGACGTGCATCTCTACAGCGACCATCTGGACCAGGCCAGACTGCAACTGACGCGGGACTGTCGCCCCCTGCCGAAGATGGAGCTGGACCCGGGCATCACCGACCTCTTCGCCTTCCGCTTCGAGCACTTCACGCTGAAGGACTACGACCCGCACCCGCACATCAAGGCCGCCGTGAGCGTATGA